Proteins encoded together in one Telopea speciosissima isolate NSW1024214 ecotype Mountain lineage chromosome 6, Tspe_v1, whole genome shotgun sequence window:
- the LOC122665146 gene encoding phosphatidate cytidylyltransferase 4, chloroplastic-like isoform X1 has product MKASFVEIDRFKLSSLSLPSLCPCEHGVSSKTLAFNKSASKLKLKVILTCNESRSLVRVPRDRRFGVNRNCRTLTAVARAEPNQINEGEAKGLYPEVDKGPNSEQIEVDAGMDRNDNLASDRHQRASQLKKRIVFGIGIGICVAGIVLAGGWVFTVALAAAVFVCAREYFELVRSRGIAKGMTPPPRYVSRACSVICALMPILTLYFGQIDVSVTSASFVVAMALLLQKGNPRFAQLSSAMFGLFYCGYLPCFWVKLRCGLAIPSLNSEIGTSWPIFLGGRAHWTVGLVATLISISSIIAADTYAFIGGKTFGRTPLTNISPKKTWEGAIAGLAGCIATALILSKILHWPTSLLSAAAFGFLNFMGSLFGDLLESMIKRDAGVKDSGSLIPGHGGILDRVDSYIFTGALSYSFVKTFLPLYGV; this is encoded by the exons ATGAAGGCCTCTTTTGTCGAAATCGATCGATTCAAACTCAGTTCACTCTCCCTCCCTTCGCTTTGCCCTTGCGAGCATGGTGTGTCATCGAAGACACTAGCATTCAATAAATCCGCCtcgaaactgaaactgaaagtaATATTGACTTGCAATGAATCCAGATCCCTCGTTCGGGTTCCTCGGGACCGGAGGTTTGGTGTGAACAGAAATTGTCGGACACTTACGGCTGTCGCCCGAGCTGAACCTAATCAGATCAACGAAGGAGAAGCCAAAGGATTATATCCG GAAGTCGACAAAGGCCCTAATTCGGAACAAATTGAAGTCGACGCTGGGATGGATCGTAATGATAATTTAGCTTCTGATCGTCACCAGAGAGCGAGTCAGTTGAAGAAAAGGATTGTTTTCGGGATTGGGATTGGAATTTGTGTCGCTGGGATTGTGTTAGCAGGGGGATGGGTTTTCACGGTTGCTCTGGCTGCTGCTGTTTTTGTGTGTGCACGTGAGTATTTTGAACTGGTCAGAAGTCGCGGAATTGCCAAGGGGATGACACCTCCTCCCCGATATGTATCTCGGGCTTGCTCTGTTATCTGTGCTCTCATGCCTATATTGACACT GTATTTTGGTCAAATAGATGTTTCTGTGACTTCAGCTTCTTTTGTTGTTGCGATGGCATTGCTTTTACAGAAAGGAAATCCTCGTTTTGCTCAGTTGAGTAGTGCCATGTTTGGGTTATTTTATTGTGGTTATCTTCCATGTTTCTGGGTTAAGCTTCGGTGTGGTTTAGCAATTCCATCATTAAATAGCG AAATTGGAACTTCATGGCCTATTTTTCTTGGTGGCCGAGCACATTGGACTGTGGGTCTTGTGGCAACCTTGATTTCTATCAGCAGCATAATTGCAGCTGATACTTATGCTTTTATAGGTGGAAAG ACATTTGGTCGGACACCACTTACTAATATTAGCCCTAAGAAGACATGGGAAGGAGCTATTGCAGGCTTAGCTGGTTGTATAGCCACTGCACTCATATTATCAAAGATTCTGCACTGGCCAACATCTTTACTGAG TGCTGCAGCTTTTGGATTCTTGAATTTCATGGGATCTCTATTTGGTGATCTTCTTGAGTCAATGATTAAACGTGATGCTGGTGTCAAGGACTCTGGGTCCCTCATTCCTGGACATG
- the LOC122665073 gene encoding uncharacterized protein LOC122665073, translated as MGIIKSTFSLMTGTVLGVYIAQNYNVPNIKKLADTGLLFMKHIEENYRKPKKRDDDDV; from the coding sequence ATGGGGATAATAAAGAGCACATTCTCTTTAATGACGGGAACTGTGTTGGGAGTCTATATTGCCCAGAACTACAATGTTCCCAACATTAAGAAGCTCGCCGACACCGGGCTCTTGTTCATGAAGCACATCGAAGAAAACTATCGGAAACCCAAGAAGAGAGACGACGATGATGTTTAG
- the LOC122665146 gene encoding phosphatidate cytidylyltransferase 4, chloroplastic-like isoform X2, giving the protein MKASFVEIDRFKLSSLSLPSLCPCEHGVSSKTLAFNKSASKLKLKVILTCNESRSLVRVPRDRRFGVNRNCRTLTAVARAEPNQINEGEAKGLYPEVDKGPNSEQIEVDAGMDRNDNLASDRHQRASQLKKRIVFGIGIGICVAGIVLAGGWVFTVALAAAVFVCAREYFELVRSRGIAKGMTPPPRYVSRACSVICALMPILTLYFGQIDVSVTSASFVVAMALLLQKGNPRFAQLSSAMFGLFYCGYLPCFWVKLRCGLAIPSLNKIGTSWPIFLGGRAHWTVGLVATLISISSIIAADTYAFIGGKTFGRTPLTNISPKKTWEGAIAGLAGCIATALILSKILHWPTSLLSAAAFGFLNFMGSLFGDLLESMIKRDAGVKDSGSLIPGHGGILDRVDSYIFTGALSYSFVKTFLPLYGV; this is encoded by the exons ATGAAGGCCTCTTTTGTCGAAATCGATCGATTCAAACTCAGTTCACTCTCCCTCCCTTCGCTTTGCCCTTGCGAGCATGGTGTGTCATCGAAGACACTAGCATTCAATAAATCCGCCtcgaaactgaaactgaaagtaATATTGACTTGCAATGAATCCAGATCCCTCGTTCGGGTTCCTCGGGACCGGAGGTTTGGTGTGAACAGAAATTGTCGGACACTTACGGCTGTCGCCCGAGCTGAACCTAATCAGATCAACGAAGGAGAAGCCAAAGGATTATATCCG GAAGTCGACAAAGGCCCTAATTCGGAACAAATTGAAGTCGACGCTGGGATGGATCGTAATGATAATTTAGCTTCTGATCGTCACCAGAGAGCGAGTCAGTTGAAGAAAAGGATTGTTTTCGGGATTGGGATTGGAATTTGTGTCGCTGGGATTGTGTTAGCAGGGGGATGGGTTTTCACGGTTGCTCTGGCTGCTGCTGTTTTTGTGTGTGCACGTGAGTATTTTGAACTGGTCAGAAGTCGCGGAATTGCCAAGGGGATGACACCTCCTCCCCGATATGTATCTCGGGCTTGCTCTGTTATCTGTGCTCTCATGCCTATATTGACACT GTATTTTGGTCAAATAGATGTTTCTGTGACTTCAGCTTCTTTTGTTGTTGCGATGGCATTGCTTTTACAGAAAGGAAATCCTCGTTTTGCTCAGTTGAGTAGTGCCATGTTTGGGTTATTTTATTGTGGTTATCTTCCATGTTTCTGGGTTAAGCTTCGGTGTGGTTTAGCAATTCCATCATTAAATA AAATTGGAACTTCATGGCCTATTTTTCTTGGTGGCCGAGCACATTGGACTGTGGGTCTTGTGGCAACCTTGATTTCTATCAGCAGCATAATTGCAGCTGATACTTATGCTTTTATAGGTGGAAAG ACATTTGGTCGGACACCACTTACTAATATTAGCCCTAAGAAGACATGGGAAGGAGCTATTGCAGGCTTAGCTGGTTGTATAGCCACTGCACTCATATTATCAAAGATTCTGCACTGGCCAACATCTTTACTGAG TGCTGCAGCTTTTGGATTCTTGAATTTCATGGGATCTCTATTTGGTGATCTTCTTGAGTCAATGATTAAACGTGATGCTGGTGTCAAGGACTCTGGGTCCCTCATTCCTGGACATG